A DNA window from Argiope bruennichi chromosome X2, qqArgBrue1.1, whole genome shotgun sequence contains the following coding sequences:
- the LOC129959711 gene encoding uncharacterized protein LOC129959711 — MKLKCLGEQTVTHGLFGGLKRRENHKMYSIKLRNTENNFCCNVEVMDQNKICTSLPKLDSKNIEEVKQLGIFVSDICLDENLCLYENDPKEIHILLGADTAARLFTGEIKKLSPDLIAMNTKLGWTVIGRSGINKNDSSSTLMSLLVNDVNISDLWRLDTLNINDPAETQSRKELEEAAKEHFERSVTRDNEGRYIVSLPWIHDHPPLPDGRKLAERRLNSCIKALERVEKLADYDDVFQDWQNEGIIEEVDPMQEIKEGQHFLPHHPVFKENSTTKVRPVFDGSAKEKNTPSINDCLEKGPNLVELIPSLINRFRVEKYGVISDIKKAFLQIGLQERDRPYLRFLWKDRRKDGNIKILQHKRVVFGISSSPFLLGATLELHLKNAPDHLKETAQQLMRSFYVDNCVFSVNRREELARFISESQALLSTAKFELRGWEHSPTDDKTEERQEDRKVPVLGLLWNLPKDTISLDLKSLMKEDKGPITKRKILSTVHRIFDPIGFSCPVTLEPKSLLQECWKLGLSWDAELPLLITERFERWKMKLPKLNDLEIPRCVREDFAEDSKFSIHVFCDASQSAYATCIFLRAESADSTSCQLIQARNRVAPLKKISIPRLELLSCTIGARLAKATISELGLENIPIFYWSDSMNALYWIKRNENWATFVYNRVLEIRKLTNPEDWRHISGTLNPADLPSRGSNAEELVKSLWWKGPNWLRMPIEDWPVSETMPDFDVVNSEKRKSIVSVTNTTTEQLEYFSKTFLDSDGLLRVKTKISQRSDLPTFRFPILLPSKHDVIGKLIFEKHVELSHAGIQILMSSLRENYWILKSRKTIRQVIRNCVICQRFSSRPLEVASAPLPEDRVRDAYVFEVVGVDLCGPLYLKNKSKCWAVLFTCAVYRAVHIELVTSLSTDSFILALRRFISRRGRPATIYSDNGTNLVGTSNELKSVDWVKIQEYASVKKILWKFNPPSAPWWGGFWERLIGMLKSILRKILGKASLQFEELYTVLCDAEGIINSRPLTYLSEDNEDLIALTPAMFLQDVKEIGVPDIDQIDAKRMNKRFFYRQKVCQDLRKRFRIEYLGHLRDFSKIRNESKIKEGDIVLIGDSNVKRINWPLGRVIKLYLGKDKKVRLVEVQTKSGSFLRPIQRLFPLEVSQSEKSAIPCLPKSDSPSTMMIPDGTPTSSDSHAVSDVRQPRRSRYGRLLKPNALLDSLV, encoded by the exons ATGAAATTGAAGTGTCTTGGGGAACAAACGGTGACTCATGGACTTTTCGGAGGACTGAAAAGGCGGGAAAACCACAAGATGTATTCCATTAAATTgcgtaatacagaaaataatttctgttgtaaTGTAGAAGTAAtggatcagaataaaatttgcacTTCTCTTCCCAAATTAGATTCTAAAAACATCGAAGAAGTAAAACAATTGGGTATATTTGTTAGTGATATTTGCTTAGATGAAAATCTTTGTTTGTATGAAAACGATCCCAAGGAGATTCACATATTATTAGGGGCAGATACGGCAGCCAGATTATTtacaggagaaattaaaaaactttcgcCTGATCTAATTGCGATGAACACCAAGTTAGGGTGGACAGTTATTGGAAGAtcaggaattaataaaaatgatagttccAGCACGCTAATGTCGCTACTTGTCAACGACGTAAATATATCCGATCTTTGGAGGCTTGATACATTGAATATCAATGACCCTGCGGAAACTCAAAGTAGAAAAGAACTAGAAGAAGCGGCTAAGGAACATTTTGAACGCAGTGTAACACGAGATAACGAGGGGCGCTACATTGTCAGTCTACCGTGGATACATGATCATCCACCTCTTCCTGATGGCAGAAAGTTAGCTGAACGAAGACTTAACAGTTGTATTAAAGCCTTAGAACGTGTCGAGAAGCTGGCCGATTATGATGATGTTTTTCAGGATTGGCAGAATGAGGGTATCATTGAAGAAGTTGATCCTATGCAAGAAATCAAAGAAGGACAGCATTTCTTACCTCACCATCCTGTCTTCAAGGAGAATTCGACGACCAAAGTTCGACCCGTTTTTGATGGTTCAGCTAAAGAAAAGAATACACCTTCTATTAATGACTGCCTCGAAAAGGGACCAAATCTTGTAGAACTCATTCCATCTCTCATAAATCGCTTTCGTGTTGAAAAATATGGAGTGATATCTGACATTAAGAAGGCCTTTCTGCAAATTGGATTACAAGAACGAGATAGACCATATCTCAGATTTTTATGGAAGGATAGAAGAAAAGACGGAAATATCAAGATCCTGCAGCACAAAAGAGTTGTGTTCGGAATCTCCTCCAGTCCTTTCCTTCTAGGAGCTACATtagaacttcatttaaaaaacgcCCCAGATCATCTCAAGGAAACAGCCCAGCAACTTATGAGGTCCTTCTACGTTGATAATTGTGTTTTCAGCGTCAACAGAAGAGAAGAACTCGCTAGATTTATTTCGGAATCACAAGCACTATTATCTACTGCCAAGTTTGAACTTCGAGGGTGGGAGCATTCTCCTACTGATGACAAAACTGAAGAAAGGCAAGAAGACCGAAAGGTTCCAGTTCTTGGGCTTCTGTGGAATTTACCAAAGGACACTATATCTCTAGATTTGAAAAGTTTGATGAAAGAAGATAAAGGacctattacaaaaagaaaaatcctgtCAACCGTTCATCGAATCTTTGATCCGATAGGATTTTCTTGTCCAGTGACTCTAGAGCCCAAATCTTTGTTGCAGGAATGCTGGAAATTGGGTCTGTCCTGGGATGCTGAACTCCCTCTGCTGATAACTGAAAGATTCGAACGCTGGAAGATGAAGTTACCGAAATTGAATGATCTTGAAATACCAAGATGTGTACGTGAGGACTTTGCAGAAGATTCCAAATTTTCCATCCATGTTTTTTGTGACGCAAGTCAGAGTGCCTACGCTACATGTATCTTCTTGAGAGCTGAATCTGCTGATAGCACGTCGTGCCAGTTAATACAAGCTAGAAATAGAGTTGCTCCTTTGAAAAAGATCTCTATTCCACGCCTAGAACTTTTGTCCTGTACTATTGGTGCTAGATTGGCAAAAGCAACCATATCCGAACTTGGACTTGAGAACATACCAATCTTCTACTGGTCTGACTCTATGAATGCTTTGTATTGGatcaaaagaaatgagaattggGCCACGTTTGTTTACAACAGGGTACTGGAAATCCGTAAACTCACCAATCCTGAAGACTGGAGGCACATAAGTGGAACATTAAACCCAGCTGACCTTCCATCACGAGGTTCCAATGCAGAGGAACTTGTGAAATCTCTTTGGTGGAAGGGTCCAAATTGGCTGAGAATGCCTATAGAAGATTGGCCTGTTTCGGAAACTATGCCAGATTTCGACGTTGTAAACtccgaaaaaagaaaatctattgtgTCTGTCACTAACACCACGACAGAGCAATTAGAGTACTTTTCTAAG ACATTCCTGGATTCAGATGGTTTATTAAGAGTAAAGACCAAAATTTCTCAAAGAAGTGATCTACCAACATTTAGATTTCCAATTTTGCTGCCTTCAAAGCATGATGTTattggaaaacttatttttgaaaagcatgttGAACTTAGTCATGCTGGGATACAGATTTTGATGTCGAGTTTAAGAGAGAATTATTGGATCTTAAAAAGCAGGAAGACAATACGTCAAGTAATAAGGAATTGTGTAATATGTCAACGTTTTTCATCTCGGCCATTAGAAGTAGCAAGTGCTCCACTACCCGAAGATCGCGTCAGAGATGCTTATGTTTTTGAAGTAGTAGGAGTTGACTTGTGCGGACcactatatttgaaaaacaaaagcaaatgttGGGCTGTACTTTTTACATGCGCAGTCTATCGCGCAGTCCACATCGAGCTGGTAACTAGTTTATCAACAGATAGTTTTATTCTAGCTTTACGAAGGTTTATTTCTAGAAGAGGAAGACCAGCTACAATTTATTCAGATAATGGAACCAACTTAGTGGGTACTTCTAATGAGCTGAAATCTGTTGATTGGgtgaaaatacaagaatatgcCTCAGTAAAGAAAATCCTATGGAAATTCAACCCCCCATCAGCCCCATGGTGGGGCGGATTTTGGGAAAGGCTTATAGGTATGTTGAAatctatcttaagaaaaattcttggaaagGCCTCCTTACAATTTGAAGAATTGTACACTGTACTATGTGATGCTGAGGGCATTATAAATTCAAGACCTTTGACATACTTAAGTGAAGACAATGAGGACCTTATAGCATTAACACCTGCTATGTTTTtacaagatgtaaaagaaataggaGTTCCAGATATAGATCAAATAGATGCtaagagaatgaataaaagattcttcTACAGGCAAAAAGTGTGTCAAGATCTCAGAAAACGTTTCAGAATCGAATATCTTGGACATCTTAGAGACTTTTCAAAGATTcgtaatgaatctaaaattaaagaaggagacATTGTTCTCATCGGTGATAGTAACGTCAAGCGAATAAATTGGCCTTTGGGAAGAGTCATCAAATTATATCTTGGAAAAGACAAGAAAGTTCGTCTCGTGGAAGTCCAGACCAAATCTGGGTCTTTCCTACGTCCAATCCAGAGACTTTTTCCTCTTGAGGTCAGCCAAAGTGAAAAATCTGCTATCCCGTGTCTCCCAAAGAGTGATTCTCCATCCACAATGATGATTCCTGATGGTACACCTACCTCTAGTGACTCTCATGCTGTTTCAGATGTGAGACAACCAAGAAGATCCCGTTATGGCCGGCTTTTAAAGCCCAATGCTCTCCTAGACTCATTGGTTTGA